The following are encoded together in the Candidatus Schekmanbacteria bacterium genome:
- a CDS encoding SPASM domain-containing protein: protein MDRLSNEKIVQILTDRIRNEGVDFFNEMETFLQEEMNLPKKTSKILSQKILEEFKEKAFPPVTRIEMFITENCPLRCDYCFVEGKNDFKRMSKETARKAVDFLIHQSAEKKDLNIIFFGGEPLLEFELMKEVIKYANCKAESAGKRITYDLTTNGVLIREEHLVFFQREGIKFLLSIDGDSETHNKHRKTAHGKGSYGTIIDKFPMMKKYQPWMGAKMTVHPDTAHKLLHNVRHLAEIGFNQFIIGAASGVDWKEDDWMTYETQMHEVAKLYREMRRNKKYFRMTLFEEEEDKFFNKRYVWGCQAGRHSLTISTDGSIYPCSKMLGLNELEGICRLGHIDTGITDIIMRGKLLGMGRVDRTKCSKCELLDCCKGGCFATNYLETKDIFKPSTFDCKTSAIQARVIINHLKSEKEKKWK, encoded by the coding sequence ATGGATAGATTGAGCAATGAAAAGATAGTTCAAATTTTAACTGACAGAATAAGGAATGAAGGTGTGGATTTCTTCAATGAAATGGAGACATTCCTTCAAGAAGAGATGAACCTGCCAAAGAAAACTTCAAAAATTTTGAGTCAAAAGATTTTAGAAGAGTTTAAAGAAAAAGCATTTCCTCCTGTAACACGGATTGAAATGTTTATCACAGAAAATTGCCCTTTGAGGTGTGATTATTGTTTTGTTGAAGGCAAAAATGATTTTAAAAGAATGAGTAAAGAGACAGCAAGAAAGGCAGTCGATTTTCTAATTCACCAATCGGCTGAGAAAAAAGATTTGAACATTATCTTCTTTGGCGGCGAACCGCTTCTTGAGTTTGAATTGATGAAGGAAGTAATAAAATATGCAAATTGCAAGGCAGAAAGCGCAGGTAAAAGAATTACCTACGATTTAACGACAAATGGTGTCCTGATTAGAGAAGAGCATCTTGTCTTCTTTCAAAGAGAGGGCATAAAATTTCTTCTAAGCATTGATGGAGATTCTGAAACTCACAATAAGCACAGGAAAACTGCTCATGGAAAGGGAAGTTATGGTACAATTATCGATAAATTCCCAATGATGAAAAAATATCAGCCATGGATGGGTGCAAAGATGACTGTCCATCCTGATACAGCACATAAATTGCTCCATAATGTTCGCCATCTTGCTGAAATTGGATTTAATCAATTCATTATCGGTGCTGCAAGCGGTGTCGATTGGAAGGAAGATGATTGGATGACATACGAAACTCAAATGCATGAAGTTGCAAAGCTTTACCGGGAGATGCGCAGGAATAAAAAATATTTTCGTATGACCCTTTTTGAAGAGGAGGAAGATAAGTTTTTCAATAAAAGATATGTCTGGGGATGTCAGGCAGGAAGACATTCGCTTACAATTTCCACGGACGGGAGTATTTATCCTTGTTCAAAAATGTTGGGATTGAACGAACTTGAAGGAATTTGCCGTCTTGGACACATCGATACAGGAATAACAGACATAATTATGAGAGGGAAGCTCCTTGGAATGGGACGAGTGGACCGTACTAAATGCAGCAAGTGTGAATTATTGGACTGCTGTAAGGGGGGATGTTTTGCTACTAATTATCTTGAAACAAAGGATATCTTTAAACCAAGCACATTCGACTGCAAAACATCAGCGATTCAAGCCCGTGTGATAATAAACCATTTAAAGTCTGAGAAGGAAAAAAAGTGGAAATAA